The region AAGGGGCCCTCGTCGATCTTCCGATCCGGGTATGCCGTTCCCTCGATGATGATCTCGGAGTTGGCGGGCAGGGGGAGGCCCGTGACCGGACTCTGGAGGACCTCGAAGGGCTCGCCCAGCACCCCGCCCATCCAGTCGTACTCGGAGACGCCGTAGGGCACCTCGATACTCCCCGCCAGGAAGACGAGCGGGTCGTGCCCGAGCGAGACGGCCACCTTCATGGGCTTGCCCGCGGCAAACCACTTCTCCCGCTGAATCCGTCCGTGCTTGCCGGGCGAGATGTAGAACCCGACGGTCTTCTCATCGTGGATCATCACCCGGTAGCAGCCGAGGTTCACCCACCCTTCCTCGGGATCGCGCGTGATGTCGACGCTGCCGGTGCCGATGTAGCGGCCGCCGTCGTGCTCGTGCCACTTCGGGGTGGGGAACTTCAGCACGTTGACCGCCGCCCCCGTATCGACGTGCTCCATCACCGGCGCTGACTCGACGGTCTTGGCCGGGATCGGCATGATCTTCTTCGAGCGGGCGCGCCAGGCCTTCACGAGCTCCATGGGGGAGGTGACGTTCGTGTCGAGCCCCAGGGTGAGCGCCGTCCGGCGGAGCGATCCCAGGGTATTGACGAGGATCCGGTACCCCTTTGGGTAGCCCTTGACCTCGTCGAAGAGCACCGCGGGGCCGTTTTCCCGGTGCTGCGCGAGCTCGGTGATGGCGCCGATCTCGACGTCCCAGTCCGCGCCCGTGACCTTCCTGACTTCACCGAGGCTCTCCGCCTCCCGCAGCCA is a window of Candidatus Methylomirabilota bacterium DNA encoding:
- a CDS encoding UbiD family decarboxylase, with translation MSSIRDLRQWLREAESLGEVRKVTGADWDVEIGAITELAQHRENGPAVLFDEVKGYPKGYRILVNTLGSLRRTALTLGLDTNVTSPMELVKAWRARSKKIMPIPAKTVESAPVMEHVDTGAAVNVLKFPTPKWHEHDGGRYIGTGSVDITRDPEEGWVNLGCYRVMIHDEKTVGFYISPGKHGRIQREKWFAAGKPMKVAVSLGHDPLVFLAGSIEVPYGVSEYDWMGGVLGEPFEVLQSPVTGLPLPANSEIIIEGTAYPDRKIDEGPFGEWTGYYASDVRPEPTITVERVLYRTNPIMLGSPPGKPPSELTSYRAVMRSALIWDEMEKAGVPDIQAVWCHPAGGTRLLVIVSIKQRYGGHAR